The genome window GTTCTTCGGTGGTGGTGTCCTTTTCCAGGACGGCCACGAAGTCCACCAGGGAAACGGTCGGGGTCGGGACGCGCACGGAATAACCTTCGAAGCGGCCCTTCATTTCCGGGATAACCAGGGCCACTGCCTTGGCGGCGCCGGTGGAGGTGGGGATCATGTTACAGGCAGCGGCGCGGGCGCGGCGCAGGTCCTTGTGCGGCAGGTCCAGGATGCGCTGGTCGTTGGTGTAGGCGTGGACCGTGGTCATGACGCCCTTGGAGATGCCGAAGGTTTCGTGCATCACCTTGACCACGGGGGCCAGGCAGTTGGTGGTGCAGGAAGCGTTGGAGATGACGAAGTGCTTGTCCGGGTCGTAGTCGGTGTGGTTGACGCCCATGACGAAGGTGCCGTCCTCTTCCTTGGCCGGAGCGGAAATGACCACGCGCTTGGCGCCGGCTTCGATATGCTGGCGGGCGGTGGGGCCGGTGCGGAAGATACCGGTGGATTCGACAACCACGTCCACCTTCAACTCGCCCCAGGGCAGGTTGCGGGGATCGCGCTCGGCAAAGCTCTTCACTTCGAAGTCGTCGCCCACGTACATGGTGTCGCCCTTGACGGTGATTTCCACGGGCAGACCGCCGTAGCAGGTGTCGTGACGCACGAGGTGCGCATTGGTTTCGATGTCGAACAGGTCGTTGATGGCCACGACCTCGACGGTGTCGCGATGATACTGCCAAATGGTCTTGAGGACCTGGCGGCCGATGCGGCCGAAGCCGTTGATTGCTACTCTAACTTTACTCATTTTATCCTCCTGGCGCACGAATCGCGCGCCTTGATTCGGCGGGGGGTCTAGTCTTCGAAGACCCGGTAGTTAAATTCGTTTGCCAGTTCGCTGGCGCGCTTGAGAGCCTTGAACATGCGGGCATTTTCCAGTGCGATGCCGGAAAGGTTGGCAATGCAGGAAAGGAAATCCAGCTCTTCGGCTTCGAAGGTGCGGGGCTCGCCGGAATAGACGCGCAGCACACCCACGACCTTGTCCATGGCCTTCAGGGGGACAACCACCAGGGAAACCAGACCTTCCTCGGAGGCTTCCTTGCCGTACTGGAAGCGGTCGTCGGTGCGGACGTCTTCGATGGTGACGGTCTCGCCCTTGAGCACATCCTGGTCCAGGCGGCTCTTTTCCACGGAAACCGGGCCCTTCTTCTCGTAGCGTTCGCTCAGGCCGTGAGAGGCTCCGGGCATGAGCACTTCATGGCGTGCGTCCAGCATGCGGATGAAGCAGCCCTTGGCATCCATCGCCATAGTCACCTGTTCGGCGATACGGGAAAGGACCTTGGACGGCTCAAGGCTGGAGTTGATGGTCTTGGCGATTTCATAGATCGATTTGTAAAGTCTTTGAGGACTCATAGTGACCTGCCTTGTTCATGGTTACAGTTCATCGAGGGCTTGCAATAAGCCCCATGCATCAGTCTCCGGCGTCTCTCCCGAAAATCCGAATCCACCACGTCTTAATCCGTGTGGATACCTGAAGCAAGCGCTTGAGGTTTATGATTGTGAATAAATTAAATCTCAGATTCCAGTTCCGCACGCAAATGTTTCAGGAAACTTTCCCGCGCCATTTTCTCATTCCATGGAGAATGGCCGCATTTGTCCAGCAAAATGAACCGAAAATCATGGATCACACGGGATAGGGGGGCGCGCACTCCCTCGGCGGGGTGCGGATCATGGTTTCCGTGCAATGCCACGACTGGGCAGCGGATGTCCCTGCCCATGTCGAGCAGTTCTCCGCTATAACGAAGTCTTTGGGCGTCTTTCCACACATTCACATGAATGTCAAAGTCGCAGTGCACATTATTCTCCATTTTCTTGATGGGGTCGTAGGAGTCGGCCTTGTCCATTAGCCTCCCAAACCTTTGGAGAACAACGCTTTTATCCTCAATGGACCGGTCCGCCAGGTCCCGCATGAGGCTTTGGGCCTCCGCCTGCTCCCCGGGCTCCAGCCGCCGCAGGCGCAGGGGCATGATCACTTCGGCAAAGTGGTCCTCGAACACCCCGCTGCCCACCAGGACGAGCTTGCGCACCAGCTCCGGGTGCCGGGCGGCCGTGATGTAGCCGAGCATGGCGCCCCAGGACCAGCCCACTAGGACCACCGGCAGTTCGGCCTCGGCCCTGATGACCCGCACCAGCTCCTCCACCTGGCCGTCGATGCTGTTCCTGGTCTGCATGGGTTCCAGCACCCCGCACAGGGGGGCCAGGGCCTCGGCAAGCCCTTTCGCCGAGCCCGGCGCACCCGGGCCGCCGTGCAGAACCACTACCTTATATGGAGATTTTCCGTGTTTTCTCAACGTGTTCATGGTGATGGGATGTATCAGGGAATGCCCCGGTAATAAACAAAAAGCCGATCACGGGACCGGCTTTCCAATGCATCTGTTGCAGGGCCGGAATCAGCCGTCCTCCTCCACCGGAGCGGTGCGCTGAAGCACCAGGAATCCGCCGATCCCCGCCATCAGCGAGGCGAACAGAATGCCGATCTTGGCCAGCTCCAGCAGCCGGGACCCCTCTCCGAAGGCGAGGTTGGCGATGAAGATGGACATGGTGAAGCCCACGCCCGCCAGCCAGCCCGCTCCGTAGATGTGCCGCAGGCTCACCCCTTCGGGATATCGGGCAATGCCGGTCTTGTTCAGCAGCCAGCAAATCGCGGTGATGCCCGCCTGCTTCCCGAGCACCAGGCCGAAGAAAATCCCCACGGAAACCGGGTGGATGAGTTCGGTGAGGATGTCAGCTTCCAGCGCGACCCCGGCGTTGGCCAGGGCAAAGATGGGCATGACCCCGAAGGAGACCCACCCGTGCAGGCCGTGCTCGATATTCTGCAACGGCGTGGTGCCCAGCTTGTAGGTGTGCTCCATGGCGGCCAGGGCCCGCAGCTGCTCCTTGGTGTTCAGGCCGGGCATGCAGGCCCCCGGAGGATGGGCCTTTTCATAGAGGTTCACGTTGCGCTTGATGATCGACACGAACCGGCCGCAGTCGATGCGCGTGGTGGCCGGGATGCTCATGGCCGCAAGCACGCCCGCAATGGTGGCGTGGATGCCGGAAATCAGGAAGGCCAGCCACATGACCATCCCCAGGGCCAGATAGGGAATGCTGTGGCGCACCCCGAGCCTGTTGAGCCCGAACATGAGCAGCAGCACGAACAGCCCCAGGGCCAGCGCGGAAATGTCCAGGGACGATGTGTAGAACAGGGCGATGACCAGGATGGCGCCAATGTCGTCCACAATGGCCACCGCGGTCAGAAAGATCTTGAGGGAAATGGGCACCCGGTCGCCGAGCAGGGAAAGGATGCCCAGGGCAAAGGCGATATCCGTGGCCATTGGGATGCCCCATCCGCCGAGGGATTCCTTGCCCGCGTTAAAGGCGACAAAGATGAGCGCGGGAACGACCATGCCCGCAACGGCAGCGGCAATGGGCATGATGGTCTGACGCGGAGTGGACAGGCCGCCCACCAGGACCTCGCGCTTGATCTCCAGGCCCACCAGAAAAAAGAACACGGCCATGAGCCCGTCGTTGATCCAGTGGATGGACTCCTTGGAAAGCTGCCAGTGGCCGAGCCCCACGGTCAGCTTGGTCTGCCACAGGGCAAAGTAGCTTTCGGACCAGGGGGAATTGGCCCAGACCAGGGCGGCGATGGTGGCCACCATGAGCACGAGGCCGCCCGCCGCCTGCATGCGGGCAAAGGCCTCGAAGGGCCGCAGTATCTTCTCGATGGGGGGCTTGTGAAAGGGACTCATGGGATATCCTTGCGTTTTGGCGGAGAAAAGACTCCGCTCGCGGGTGAATTACGGGATATCCTAGCGCATCTTTTGAAAGAATCAAGCTCGGTATAGGGAAACGCGCCGGCGAACGACAATCATTCCGCCACGATCTCCTGCACCCGGCCGACCTGGCCGTCCTCAAGGCGGACCTTGATGCCGTAGGGATGGGTGGGCGACTTGGTCAGTAAATTCTTGACCACGCCCTCGGTGAGGCGGCCGGTGCGCTGGTCCTTCTTGAGGATGATGCGCACCCGGAGGCCGGGCCGCAGATCTTTTCGTGCGGGAACCATGAAACAATCCTTTTTTGCTTGAGTTGCCTATCCGAGTTCTTCCAGGGCCAGCCTGAGGCCCAGGCCCACGAGCACGGCGGAGGTGACACCGTCGAGCGCCCGGCGCACCCGCCCCGAGGCCAGCAGCAGCCGGGCCCGGTCCACCATGGCCGCCAGCAGGCACTGCCAGATCATGGCGATGACGAAATGGATGCCCGCCATGAATACGGCCTGGCCCAGCGCCCCCTTATGGGGATCCATGAACTGGGGCAGGAAGGCCATGTAAAAGAGAATGGTCTTGGGGTTGAGCACGTTGGACAGAAAGCCCTCGCGCAGGGACCGGAGCACGGAAAAGCCTGCGGCCGAAGCCCTCACGTCGAACCCGGCGGCGGGCCCGCGCAGGGCGTTGCGCGCGCTGATCAGCCCGAGCCAGATCAGGTACCCGGCCCCCACAAGCTTGACCGCCGTGAACAGCTTTGCCGAGCCCAGCAGGATCAGGGACAGGCCCCCGGCCGAGACCACGGCGTGCACGAAGAGCCCCGAGCAGATGCCCAGGCTGGTGACCGAACCATCCCGGAACCCGCCGCGCAGGCTGTTGCGCAGCACCATGACCGTGTCCGCGCCGGGCACCATGGTCAGGATGCTGATGGCGATGAAAAATGCAATGAACTGGCCCTCGGCCATGTCACTCTCCTTTGCAGCTCCGTGTTGCGACAGGGACGATACGGAATCCCGCCCCGGAATGCAAAACACAACACCACAGAAAGTTATTATTTCTCTTTTGAACTTGCTCCCCCCTCCATCAAAGTTACCTTGGCATAAGAGTACGTGGTTCAACATAACCGGGACGGTCATGGCGACCGTCCCCCGAGAAGGAGGGGGCAATGAAAAAACTCGTATTAACCATCAGCATGTTGTTGCTTGTTTCATTCCTTGCGCCCGGCGCATCGGCCCAGGAGGTCTGGAAAATCACCTCGCTCGACTGGCAGCCGTACTCCGGCAGCGACATGGCTTCGCAAGGCAACTCCATTCAAAAGCTCAGGGACCTCCTGCAAAAGGAGGGCATTGAGCTGAAGGTCGAATTCTACCCATGGGCCCGCGCCCAGAAGCTGGCCTCCACAGCCGACTATGTGGGCTACTTCCCGGCCTGGCCCGAGGAAGTCACCGAGGGGTTCACGGCATCCGAACCCGTGGACTGGTCCGAAATCGGCGTGCTCACCTATAAGGGCTCCGGCCTGCAATGGAGCGGTGTCGACGCCCTGTTCGGCGAAATGGTCGGCCTGGTGGGAACCTATACCTATCCGCAGAACATCACCGCAGCAGCAGCCAAGAATCCAGCAAACGTGGACAAGGCCTCCAACGAGGTCGCCCTGTTGAAGAAGCTTTCCGGTAAGCGTTTCAGGGCGGCCATCACCGACCCGGCGGTCATGCTCTATC of Salidesulfovibrio onnuriiensis contains these proteins:
- the nhaA gene encoding Na+/H+ antiporter NhaA produces the protein MSPFHKPPIEKILRPFEAFARMQAAGGLVLMVATIAALVWANSPWSESYFALWQTKLTVGLGHWQLSKESIHWINDGLMAVFFFLVGLEIKREVLVGGLSTPRQTIMPIAAAVAGMVVPALIFVAFNAGKESLGGWGIPMATDIAFALGILSLLGDRVPISLKIFLTAVAIVDDIGAILVIALFYTSSLDISALALGLFVLLLMFGLNRLGVRHSIPYLALGMVMWLAFLISGIHATIAGVLAAMSIPATTRIDCGRFVSIIKRNVNLYEKAHPPGACMPGLNTKEQLRALAAMEHTYKLGTTPLQNIEHGLHGWVSFGVMPIFALANAGVALEADILTELIHPVSVGIFFGLVLGKQAGITAICWLLNKTGIARYPEGVSLRHIYGAGWLAGVGFTMSIFIANLAFGEGSRLLELAKIGILFASLMAGIGGFLVLQRTAPVEEDG
- the gap gene encoding type I glyceraldehyde-3-phosphate dehydrogenase codes for the protein MSKVRVAINGFGRIGRQVLKTIWQYHRDTVEVVAINDLFDIETNAHLVRHDTCYGGLPVEITVKGDTMYVGDDFEVKSFAERDPRNLPWGELKVDVVVESTGIFRTGPTARQHIEAGAKRVVISAPAKEEDGTFVMGVNHTDYDPDKHFVISNASCTTNCLAPVVKVMHETFGISKGVMTTVHAYTNDQRILDLPHKDLRRARAAACNMIPTSTGAAKAVALVIPEMKGRFEGYSVRVPTPTVSLVDFVAVLEKDTTTEELKAVLKKASENELKGIMAFSQEPLVSSDFVGNPHSSIVEADFTVVQSGNLAKVYSWYDNEWGYSTRVADLINYMASKGI
- a CDS encoding GAF domain-containing protein, giving the protein MSPQRLYKSIYEIAKTINSSLEPSKVLSRIAEQVTMAMDAKGCFIRMLDARHEVLMPGASHGLSERYEKKGPVSVEKSRLDQDVLKGETVTIEDVRTDDRFQYGKEASEEGLVSLVVVPLKAMDKVVGVLRVYSGEPRTFEAEELDFLSCIANLSGIALENARMFKALKRASELANEFNYRVFED
- a CDS encoding alpha/beta fold hydrolase, translated to MVLHGGPGAPGSAKGLAEALAPLCGVLEPMQTRNSIDGQVEELVRVIRAEAELPVVLVGWSWGAMLGYITAARHPELVRKLVLVGSGVFEDHFAEVIMPLRLRRLEPGEQAEAQSLMRDLADRSIEDKSVVLQRFGRLMDKADSYDPIKKMENNVHCDFDIHVNVWKDAQRLRYSGELLDMGRDIRCPVVALHGNHDPHPAEGVRAPLSRVIHDFRFILLDKCGHSPWNEKMARESFLKHLRAELESEI
- a CDS encoding transporter substrate-binding domain-containing protein, giving the protein MKKLVLTISMLLLVSFLAPGASAQEVWKITSLDWQPYSGSDMASQGNSIQKLRDLLQKEGIELKVEFYPWARAQKLASTADYVGYFPAWPEEVTEGFTASEPVDWSEIGVLTYKGSGLQWSGVDALFGEMVGLVGTYTYPQNITAAAAKNPANVDKASNEVALLKKLSGKRFRAAITDPAVMLYLASKEGIDNIETLKVLEKKALVVAFRNGADNKKRMELLKKLLGQ
- a CDS encoding YwbE family protein; translation: MVPARKDLRPGLRVRIILKKDQRTGRLTEGVVKNLLTKSPTHPYGIKVRLEDGQVGRVQEIVAE
- a CDS encoding LysE family translocator — translated: MAEGQFIAFFIAISILTMVPGADTVMVLRNSLRGGFRDGSVTSLGICSGLFVHAVVSAGGLSLILLGSAKLFTAVKLVGAGYLIWLGLISARNALRGPAAGFDVRASAAGFSVLRSLREGFLSNVLNPKTILFYMAFLPQFMDPHKGALGQAVFMAGIHFVIAMIWQCLLAAMVDRARLLLASGRVRRALDGVTSAVLVGLGLRLALEELG